Genomic segment of Sodaliphilus pleomorphus:
GTCGGAACGAAGAAGTCCAAAGAATGCACCTCCGCTTGAAAAAGCATCCTTGCCCAGGTTCTTACGCACTACTGTGTTGCCTTTCTCATCAATAATGTCGTGGCCGTCGTTCTTCTGAGTCATGCCAAAATCGCGTGCCATGCTCAGGACTATGTCATATAATTGCTTAGCGTCCATTCCGATCAAAACTTTAGGTTGTGGACAACAATCGGAGCTTTTGGGCCCATATAGTCGATGGCACGCAGTGTATTGTTCTCGAGCCACTCAAGAGCTTCATCTTCGCTCATGTGCTGCGTGTCGACAAGGCAATTCATCATTTGGTCGTAGTCATAGACCACACGCCCATCGTTGCTCACCCCCACAACAGCAGTTGCAAACTCGTCGCCCTCTAAAACAACGGCATCGCCATGGTCATTGTCGGAAAGCCACGATTTCAACAGCTCATTATCAAGCAATGTACAACGTTCGGCTTCGGCCATGAGATCACGCACGGGGATTTGGAAAAAATGGGCCAGACGCTCGAGGATGTCGAGCGACACATTACGCTTGCCATTCTCTACATCGCTCATGTAACGACGGTCGATGTGGGCTGCAAGGGCTACAGCCTCTTGAGAGAGCCCCTGCCTGTTGCGCAACCGTCGCAGGGCATTGCCCAGTTTCTCTTGGATTGTCATCGCTTAAACGTGTAATCAGTAATGTGCGAAATTAAAAACGATGAGACAATTGTACAACGGTCTATTGTGCACATGGGTGGGGCCGACGTGGCCGTTGCGAGAAGATGGACACGGCAGAAAATCGAGGCAAGTATATCTCGAGGAAATTACTAAACAGAATCGAGTAGGAGGTAAACACTAATCATAGGGTGTTTATCTCCTATTTTCGTGTTTACCGACCTCTCACACCACCGTACGTGCCGTTCGGCATACGGCGGTTCTTAACGCGGGTGCTTTTTCTCGTAATATTCCGTAAGCGTGGGATAGTCCGCGCCTTTCAAGTTCTCGGTCGAGTTCCGTCAGCATTATGTTGCTCAGTATGGGACTGAGCGGTCCGCCCTGTGGCACGCCCTCCGTTGTGTCCTCATACTTGTGTCCGACCATTACTCCTGCGTTGAGATACTTGTGTATCAGTGATATGACCCTGCCATCTTTGATGGTTTCGCCAAGTAGCTGTATCAATTTGCTATGGCTGACCGTGTCAAAGAACTTTTCGAGGTCAAGGTCTACGCAGTATTTATATCCGCTGTTGATGATTTCCTGCGCCTTTCGCAGTGCTTGGTGCGCGCTCCGTCTCGGTCGGAAGCCGTAGCTTGTCTCCGAGAACTTCGGTCCGTACACCAGACTCAGAACCTGGGATATGGATTGCTGGATTACGCGGTCAACCACGGTGGGTATGCCGAGCTGGCGCCTCTTGCCTCCTTCTTTGGGTATCTCTACCCTCCTTACGGGATTGGGGCGGTAGCTTCCGCCGAGCAGACTTTCAGTTATTTCTTCCTTGTGTTCCCGCAGATATGGCAGCAGTTGCTCTACTTCCATTCTGTCGATTCCACCGCTCCCCTTGTTAGCCTTGACTTGTTTATATGCTCTGTTAAGGTTGTCGGGAGTGAGGATGTACTCCAACATCCTGTCTGACGATAGTTGCACTTCTACGAGTTCGTCTCCAACTATCCCAATCAAAGTAGGCGCTCCCTCATACCTTTCGCTTTCCGAGCTATTCTTCCGAGGGCAGCTTTCTGTTGTTTTCGGCTTTTCTCCTTTCATCGGGTAAATAAAGTTTTGCTCGTGTGGTTAAGTTTTGCCCTTCGTCTCCGCCCACGAGCTTTAAGGCGTTGACTACTATGGCATCTGCTGACTTCTGTGGGTTCGTTGTTACTGCTTGCCTTGCGGCTCGCCCCACAGACATCCCCGATTAAGAACATAATCTTTCAGTCTTATACTCCCTTGATTTACTCGCGTCAGTCCGGATAGCTATCGGGCTTTGGTTTGTTTTGCAACCTTACCCCTGACTTTGAGCCTTGTATCAAGTTTCTGTGCGTGGAGCCAGACTTTTGTCCTTAGCTTCCTTCCGATTCTCCTCGCGGTCGACACCGTTGCTTCGGACTATGCGCTTCCCGCTATCGGGGCACGCTCGGGACTTGCACCCATTAGATTATGCCCATGTCGGGCGAACAAAAAAGGTCAATCAGTCGAATGTTGACTGATTGACCAATTAAATAGTGTCCAAGATGAGGACGTAGTGTTGATATTTGCTGATATTTGATGTTATCTAATGAGGCTAATATATCTGATTTTTAACATTTTGTACGCTTAATATTTTCATACAATATCGTCAAATCATCTTAAATATCAGCTATCGGTGCAATTTCGGTGCAGGAAATTTGTGTCCTATATATGGACAGAACTTTATTTATAATAATTGTTTTTCTGTATTTTGTATGTGTTTATTAGCATTTATTGCCAACAATATAAATATTAAAAACTTCGCTAATTGAGATTCTTTGATTATCATTGTGGCAGATTTCAACTCTTAAACACATTATTACAATGGCTGTCATATATCTTAGACTATCAAAGCGTCACAACGAACTTGGCCGAAATGAGATTATTCTCACGTTCCGCCAGGGATCTACAATCTACCAAAGAAGCGGAACAGAAATCTTCATCCTCAATAAACCCATTTATTGGGATGGTGAGAAGATGGTTCTCCGGGCACGGATGATGACAGATGAAGTTCGTTATCATCGCGAAATGAAAGTGAAACTTGAAAACTTATGTTCAGCCATTACTAAAGAATGGGAACAAACTGACAGAAAAAACATCAGTCCCACTTGGCTGAAAGATGTGATAGACCGCTTCAACCATCCTGAAAAGTTTGAGGCGGATGCAGAACAAGTAATTCGCAAAACGAACGTCACATCAATCTTCATCGAATATATGAAGAAGCACAAGGTTTCTGAGAACCGTGAGAAACATATGTTGGTCGTTGTGGAGAGTGTTCCGCCGTTTTGAGGTTTGGCGAAATGTAACATTTGAGTTTGAAACGTTCTCTAATGAAGATTTGGATGACTTTAGAAGTTTTCTTATTTCCGAACATGAATACTGGAGCCGTGACGAGAAGACAAATCGCCTAAAATGCAGCAACCGAAGATATAACAAAGCGTACACTCAGGTTAATGACGAATGCCTTAAGCTTGGCTTGAAGTTGGAGAAACGCTGCCCCGAACCACGTAGTAAGAACACACTAAACAATATCCTTGTTCGTCTAAAGACATTTTGGATTTGGTGTATAAAACATGGGTATACAGAGCGTAATCCGTTTAATAAGTTTACTATAGAGAGTGCAGAATACGGCACTCCATACTATATTACCATTGACGAACGACACCAATTAGAAGAAGCGGAACTTGATGGGATGGTTGCCGTGCAGCGTGATATATTCGTTTTCCAATGCTGTGTTGGATGCCGCGTAGGCGATTTATACAAACTGACCTACGCCAATATCGTTGATGGCATTCTCACCTACACTCCTCGCAAGACCAAAGACAACAATCCGGTACTTGCTGAAGTGCCATTGAATGCGACAGCAAAGGCTTTACTTGAAAAATACTATGACCCCAATCGCGATGCGTTATTCCCATTCATTTCGCAGCAGCGTTATAATGATAACATAAAGAAAACCTTCAAGCAAGCAGGGTTAAACCATAGAGTCGCTGTGCTTAATCCCCTGACACGGCAGCACGAGATTAAGCCGCTCTACGAGGTTGCAAGCAGTCACATGGCTCGACGAGCATTCGTCGGCGGACCCTATCACAAAGTTCAGGACCCCAGCGCCATCGGTTCGATGACCGGTCATGCCGAGGGCAGCAAGGCTTTCGCTCGCTACCGCAAAGTGGAAATGGAACTAAAAAGTCGCTAACCGACATGCTCGATTAGAGCGAATTTATAGCCAGAAGCAAAAAATGTCTAGTTTTTTGACTTAAAAACAAGACAAAATTATTACCTTTGCAGTGCAAAACGACTGAAAGATGACAACAGCAAAGAAAATAGAACAAATTGTAAGCGAATTCCCTGAGGACTTTGTCTTTACCTATCGTGACCTGGGGCTAACTGCCGAGGATAGTGCCAATGTCATCAAAAAATTGAATCGGCTGGCAGAAAGCGGTGCCATCTCCAAGCTCTCAAAAGGGAGATTTTTCAAGCCCAAGAAAAGTATGTTTGGCGCCCTTAATCCACCAGTTGAAGAGGTCGTGAAGGACCTTTTGGTGAAAAATGGCAAGATTATCGGCTATCTCACAAACTATAGCGTGTACAACCAATTGGGACTGACTTCACAGATACCAAATACGATTGTTATCGGCTCCAACACGAAACGCAGCAAAACTCGAAGGGGGAACACAGAAATCAGATTTGTTTTACAGAGAAACGAGATAACAAAAGCGAGCATTTACCAGCTCCAATTGCTTGATGTCATCAAGTCGATTAAATCAATTCCCGATACTGACATTGATAAATCTTGTGCCCGAATGTTGGTTTTATTATCGGAGTTGAACGAACGGCAAATAAACGCGTTAATGCGTATGGCACAGCTCTATCCTCCAAGGGTCATCGCTCTACTCGGAGCGTTGCTACAACAAATGGGCTGCAAATTAGACTTAAGTGCATTACGGGGTCGGCTGAATCCAATCAGTTCCTATAACTACGGCATTTCACAAACTGTTTTATCGTTCTCTCAACAATGGAAAATCAAATGATTCTTGACCAGCATAAAGAACAATTCGCCGATGCCATCCGCCTCGCATCGGAAACTCTTGGCATCTCGCCAATTTACGTCGAAAAAGACTATTGGATTACGAAGATGCTGCGCCGTTTATCCGAATCAAACCTTGCTACCCATATAGTGTGGAAGGGCGGCACATCCTTGTCAAAAGGATATGGCATCATAGACCGGTTTTCCAGTGATATTGATGTTGCTGTGATAGCCGGCGAAATGAGCGGCAATAAAATCAAAAACTTGCTCTCAACTGCGACAGAGCTAATGACTGAGGAGATGAACGAGGTAGATATGCCCGGCGAAACAAGCAAAGGGTCGAGATAACGCAAAACATACCATCGCTACAAAAGCGTGATTGCCATGGGCAACGAGAAGTCATTGGTTGGCGACCATGTCATTGTGGAGATCAACTCTTTCGCCACCCCCTACCCCTACGAGCAGCGACCAGTGTCAAGCTTTATCGCCCAAGCACTACAGATAAAAGGCCATAGCCAGTTAATTGATAGTTTTGGACTTCAACCATTTGAAATCAATATCCTTGACCTTCGCCGCACCTTGTGCGAGAAAGTGGCTTCGCTGTTGCGCTTCTCATTTGGTGACAACCCAGCGATGGAACTGGGCAAGAAGATTCGCCATTTCTACGACCTGCATTTTCTTTCGCAGGACAACGCCTGCCAAGAATATCTTGCTACAGACTTCCTTTCAGAGTTGCAAGAGCTTGTCCTACACGACAAGGAGACCTTCAGCACTCCTGCCAAATGGCCAAATGCGGACATCTCCACTTCGCCATTATTGACCGCATTCGACCCATTATGGGCATCGCTGAACAAACGCTACGAAGAAGAGTTGGAGATGCTTGCTTTCCGTCCCATCCCGCCAAGCGACCAGATTAGGCAATCTGTCAAACAAATCATGAGGCTAATCATTGCCTAATCAAATCCATGTTTATCGGTTGATTTTCACCACTCTTGCAAGTATTTTTGCGCGAGTTTACTTTTTTGGCTCAAACGAACTCATCAAAAGGCTCAACGATATTGAATGGAGGACTTTGAATGCAAAGCAGCCGTAAGTTGCCCGACAATGGTAAGGAAACTGTTTTGGCGTTTTAAAACGCATAAGTGACCGAGCTAGTGACCAAGTTGGTGACCAAGTTAATAGCACTGATATTCAGCGGAATGACAGGACAATCAAAGCTGAAACGGAACAAGCTAGGGAACAGGTTAGAGAACAGGCTGGTGAACAGGTTAACCAAACTGATAGTCAAGGAAATAGCGAAGTAAGGGGCACAGATAGAGGTATAGCTAGTGAACAGGCTGGTGAACAGGTTCAAATGTTAATTAATGCTATTAGAGAAGACGCTGTAACGATGTGCATGATACAAAAACGATTGAACATTGCTAGTCGTAGCTTCATCCAGATGAAAATGCTAAAGCCGGCCATCGCACAAGGCTATGTCCTGCGAGCATTCCCCGACAAGCCGAGCCACTCTAAACAGCGTTATTATCTTTCAGAGAAAGGGGCGAAACTGGTAAAAATAATTATTTCTACTGATAAACTTTTAGGGTGTCCAAAGTGCAAATTTTGCCCTTGGGCTGCCCACGAAGAGCAAAAACTGTAATACAGAGATGGAAAAGAAAAAAGAAGAAAGCAACGAGAAAGAGGAACTGACTCTTCAGAATGTTCCTAAAGCAGTCAATTATTTGATAAACGAGATTGCTGAAATGAGAGCAGTATTAGAACATATTGAATCACAATTAGGACTCGGAGTTGACAAGCACCGACCAATTGATGAAGAGAGAGCAGCAGAAATCCTTGGACAAACAAAAAACGTAATCAAGAAGATGGTGCGTGCTAGAGAAATACCTCATTATGATAAAGGTAGAAAAATATACTTCTTTGAGGATGAACTCATAAAATGGGTTGAACAGTCAAGGGTGAAAACATTTGAAGAAGAGTATAAACGCCATAGAAAATTATATTAGGAGGGTGCTAAAATGGAATTTACAAGACAAGAAATATTTGATTTAATATGGAAAGAAAGCGTCACTAAAGTTTCTGAAAAATTAGGTATTCCAACTCAAATACTAAGGAAATATTGTCAACGCCTCAACATTCCAACTCCTACAAGTGCGTATTGGTCAAAACTAAAATTTGGAAAACCGGTAGAGGTTCCAGCTTTGCCAGAATTTGATGAGGAATACATCTCACTAGATTCTTTTCATAATAGCATACTTGCCAAAAATCAGAAAAGTGTAAAGCCAAATAGAGAATCAAGAAAAAAAGACACCTCCGAAAAGGAAAAATCTAGCAATGAATTTAAAACTACAGAGATTATTCCAACTAAGACAAAATATGAGATCCAGGAAATTACAGATCCACGACAGAAAATCAAATTTGAACTAAATAATTTGGATCCAACACTTTTCGTCGTACCAGAAGTGCTATATGCTAAAGACCCTCTGATTATTGACACAAAGGAATTTTTCAGAGGAGACAAAAATAGTAAGTATTTAGACAAGAATCCATATAAGAGCAAAATTAAGGCTCCATTGAATATCAGTGTCCATCAAGATAATCTTGATCGTGCATTGAGAATATACACGACAATTATCCGATTGCTGAAATTGCGTGGGCATCAGATTGTCGCAAAAGATAGATTTCATACCTATGCCATTGTGAATGAAGAGGAGATTCCTATACATCTTTCAGAAAAGAACAAACAGATTGCTAATACAGAATCCGATTATCCTAAATATGTATTGGTCCCATCAGGAAAACTCAAATTTGAGATTCCAAGCAGTATCTATTATCGTTCTAGCCCGATATGCGTTGAAGATACTTCTAACACAAAAATAGAAGATAAGATACTTAATATCATCTTGAAAATTGAATACGATGCCATTTCCATTAAAGAATTTAGAGCAGAGCAAGAAAGAAGGCGACAACGAGAAGAGGAAGAACGGAAAAAAAGAGAAGAGGAAGAAAAGAAAAAAAGGGAACTGGAAAAAAGAAGGAAAGAGGAAATGAAGGAATTAAGAGCGGCTATCGTTTCTGCAAAATGCTACTCATTGGCTAATATTCTGAGGGATTATAGAGAAAAATATGAATCATTTCTTGCCGAGAAAGAATTCATGAATGACGAAGATAAGAAAAAACTTCATTGGCTCCTTAAAAAAATTGATTGGCTAGATCCTTTCATCGAGTGCGATGATAAGTTGCTGACGGAGGAAGACAAGCAAAGCCTTATCCATCCCGAAACCGACAAGAAAGATAATAGAATGACTTACCATTTATTTTATGAAATGCCCCAAGAATTCACATTCTGGAATAATCCGTTTAGGCGAAAATGAATATTATTTATTATATGATGCTTGATTTTTAGAACCAAATAAATCATAGGATTCCACAGTACAGCAAAATAACAAATCATCATAAAAACTATAATATATACACAGATGCAACTAAATATAAGTGTTAAAAACCGACAATATCCGTGAAAAAATCACGTGATATTTTCACGGATTAAAAACAAATGCTTATCTTTGCACTCGAAATACATCATTATTTCTCATATTAGTTTCATTTCAAAATAATTATATGTGTTATGATGCTCCGATTGATACTTAAGAACTTTCTTTCGTTTGATGAAGAGGTTCAATTTGACATGTTTCCAAACATGAAGCGTACTTCGCTGTCTAGCCATATCTCAATGTTGGCTGGCAAATTGCCTGTACTTAAAATGGCGGCTATTTATGGGGCGAATGGCGCGGGTAAATCTAATTTAGTTAAGGCTCTTGAATTTATTAGAGCATTTGCTTTGAATAAAAACTTTATCAAAAGCATTGAACTTAAAAATTTCTTCTATCTGTTGAAAGAAGATGCAATGAAGGCTCCCATTTGCTTAGCGATTGAATTTGAAAACCAGAACAGATTTTTTTTCTATGAGATAGAAATTTCTCAGAGAGATATCGAAAAAGAGGGCTTGTATGAGACTTTCCCATTAGATAATAAAGTAGAACCTATTTTTGAACGAAAAAGGCTAAAAGTCACATTTGCAGATAGCACAACAGTAGATGATGCTATAGTCGAGGCAACAAAGAAAATGCTGGCAAAGAATCCTATGGCTTCATTGTTAGCCTTAAATGGTGAGTTCCCAATTGTGCAAGATCCGAGATGTAAGTTTGCAGCCAAGTGGTTCAAAGGGCAACTTGAGATAATTGGTGTACATTCATTTCTGCCTACTCTTATCGACTTATTACGTGACAACAAACCAATGATGGAGTTTGCCCGCAAACTTATCTATGACCTTGAAGTTGGAGTGAATGATATGAATATGGCTGAAAGTGATTTTGATCAATGGGCAAAAAATCACATTAATTTAGCAAATACTCTACCTGGGGATATTGACAAGGTGAAATCAATGTCGTTGAACGCTAATAACACACCGGTTCTGTCTATCAGTATGGAGGATGGAGTGAGGAAAGTTTACCAGCTAATGTTTGACAATATTGGCAAAGATGGATACGTTGGACATTTGGACACTAGTTCTCAGTCGGATGGTACTTTGCGTGCACTTACGCTTTTACCCGCTTTGTATTATGCAAAAATGGGAAAGACGGTGGTGGTGGATGAAATCAATTGTTGCCTAAGTCCTACTATGGTGAAAGGTATCGTAGAATTCTTCTCTAAGACTATTGATACTGTAGGTCAGCTGATATTTACCACCCATGAAGAGCAACTACTAGACGAACGTGATATACTTCGTTCGGACGAGATATGGTTTGTGGACAAGAAAGAAGGTGCATCGATCATTTATTCTCATAACGACTTCAAGGAGCATCACACCATTTCACCTATGCGTGGATATAAAGAAGGTAGATACGGTGCTATCCGTTACATAAATCTGCTTCAGAAGAATGGACAGGAAACTGACATATAAGAAACAACCAGGTGCAAGAGCACTTGAGGTGGAACATTCTTATTCTATCGTTCCACCTCAAGTTGTCATATCTTCGCATGATTCTTCCGTACAAATACCATCGATCTACAAGAAAGAAGATGGTGTGTTATCATATAGTCTGATTTGTGTGATATCAGGTGGCACTGACCGTGAGCGTACTTTTCTCAACGAATTGGAGAGAAAACATACATTCAAAGGAGTTGAGGTAATTTTCGTTTCTTCCAAAAAAGGTCTTGGTGGGTTAACACCAAAGATGATGCAATCGGCATACGAGGAAATTTGCAAGGATGGGATTATCAAAATGTC
This window contains:
- a CDS encoding helix-turn-helix domain-containing protein; the protein is MTIQEKLGNALRRLRNRQGLSQEAVALAAHIDRRYMSDVENGKRNVSLDILERLAHFFQIPVRDLMAEAERCTLLDNELLKSWLSDNDHGDAVVLEGDEFATAVVGVSNDGRVVYDYDQMMNCLVDTQHMSEDEALEWLENNTLRAIDYMGPKAPIVVHNLKF
- a CDS encoding tyrosine-type recombinase/integrase; this translates as MDDFRSFLISEHEYWSRDEKTNRLKCSNRRYNKAYTQVNDECLKLGLKLEKRCPEPRSKNTLNNILVRLKTFWIWCIKHGYTERNPFNKFTIESAEYGTPYYITIDERHQLEEAELDGMVAVQRDIFVFQCCVGCRVGDLYKLTYANIVDGILTYTPRKTKDNNPVLAEVPLNATAKALLEKYYDPNRDALFPFISQQRYNDNIKKTFKQAGLNHRVAVLNPLTRQHEIKPLYEVASSHMARRAFVGGPYHKVQDPSAIGSMTGHAEGSKAFARYRKVEMELKSR
- a CDS encoding DUF6088 family protein produces the protein MTTAKKIEQIVSEFPEDFVFTYRDLGLTAEDSANVIKKLNRLAESGAISKLSKGRFFKPKKSMFGALNPPVEEVVKDLLVKNGKIIGYLTNYSVYNQLGLTSQIPNTIVIGSNTKRSKTRRGNTEIRFVLQRNEITKASIYQLQLLDVIKSIKSIPDTDIDKSCARMLVLLSELNERQINALMRMAQLYPPRVIALLGALLQQMGCKLDLSALRGRLNPISSYNYGISQTVLSFSQQWKIK
- a CDS encoding Fic family protein — protein: MLINAIREDAVTMCMIQKRLNIASRSFIQMKMLKPAIAQGYVLRAFPDKPSHSKQRYYLSEKGAKLVKIIISTDKLLGCPKCKFCPWAAHEEQKL
- a CDS encoding helix-turn-helix domain-containing protein, whose translation is MEKKKEESNEKEELTLQNVPKAVNYLINEIAEMRAVLEHIESQLGLGVDKHRPIDEERAAEILGQTKNVIKKMVRAREIPHYDKGRKIYFFEDELIKWVEQSRVKTFEEEYKRHRKLY
- a CDS encoding AAA family ATPase — protein: MKRTSLSSHISMLAGKLPVLKMAAIYGANGAGKSNLVKALEFIRAFALNKNFIKSIELKNFFYLLKEDAMKAPICLAIEFENQNRFFFYEIEISQRDIEKEGLYETFPLDNKVEPIFERKRLKVTFADSTTVDDAIVEATKKMLAKNPMASLLALNGEFPIVQDPRCKFAAKWFKGQLEIIGVHSFLPTLIDLLRDNKPMMEFARKLIYDLEVGVNDMNMAESDFDQWAKNHINLANTLPGDIDKVKSMSLNANNTPVLSISMEDGVRKVYQLMFDNIGKDGYVGHLDTSSQSDGTLRALTLLPALYYAKMGKTVVVDEINCCLSPTMVKGIVEFFSKTIDTVGQLIFTTHEEQLLDERDILRSDEIWFVDKKEGASIIYSHNDFKEHHTISPMRGYKEGRYGAIRYINLLQKNGQETDI